Proteins found in one Pseudoxanthomonas sp. SL93 genomic segment:
- a CDS encoding phosphoglycerate kinase — MSIVRMTDLDLTGKRVLIRQDLNVPIDEGRITSEQRITASLPTLKLALQKGAAVMVTSHLGRPKEGVWSEADSLAPVAARLSELLGTDVPLVKDWVDGVDVAPGQVVLLENCRMNVGEGKDDEALSKKYAALCDVFVMDAFGTAHRAQASTHGVIRFAKVAAGGPLLMAELDALEKALANPARPLLAIVAGSKVSTKLDLLTSLVGKVDQLIVGGGIANTFIAAEGHAVGKSLYEADLLETARRIDADAKARGAEIPLPSDVVVAKEFKADSPATVKAVDAVGDDDLILDIGPDTAARYAALIESAGTVVWNGPVGVFEFDAFGKGTETLARAIAASNAFSIAGGGDTLAAVDKYGIAGEVSYISTGGGAFLEFLEGKTLPAVAALDARGQ; from the coding sequence ATGTCCATCGTCCGCATGACCGACCTCGACCTGACCGGCAAACGCGTGCTGATCCGACAGGATCTCAACGTGCCGATCGATGAGGGCCGCATCACGTCCGAACAGCGCATCACGGCCTCGTTGCCCACGCTGAAGCTCGCCTTGCAGAAGGGCGCCGCGGTGATGGTGACCTCGCACCTGGGTCGGCCGAAGGAAGGTGTGTGGAGCGAAGCCGATTCGCTCGCGCCCGTGGCCGCCAGGCTTTCGGAACTGCTGGGCACCGACGTGCCGCTGGTGAAGGACTGGGTGGACGGCGTGGACGTCGCGCCGGGCCAGGTGGTGCTGCTGGAGAACTGCCGCATGAATGTCGGCGAGGGCAAGGACGACGAAGCCCTGTCGAAGAAGTACGCCGCGCTCTGCGACGTGTTCGTGATGGATGCGTTCGGTACCGCGCATCGCGCGCAGGCGTCGACGCATGGCGTCATCCGGTTCGCCAAGGTGGCCGCCGGTGGGCCGCTGCTGATGGCGGAGCTCGACGCGCTGGAAAAGGCGCTGGCCAATCCGGCACGTCCGTTGCTGGCCATCGTCGCGGGCAGCAAGGTCTCGACCAAGCTGGACCTGCTGACCAGCCTGGTCGGCAAGGTGGACCAGCTGATCGTGGGCGGCGGCATCGCCAACACCTTCATCGCCGCCGAAGGCCATGCGGTGGGCAAGTCGCTGTACGAAGCCGACCTGCTGGAGACCGCGCGCAGGATCGATGCCGACGCCAAGGCGCGCGGTGCCGAAATCCCCCTGCCCAGCGACGTGGTGGTGGCGAAGGAATTCAAGGCCGATTCGCCGGCCACGGTGAAGGCGGTCGACGCGGTAGGCGATGATGACCTGATCCTCGACATCGGCCCCGACACCGCCGCGCGCTACGCGGCGCTGATCGAGTCCGCCGGCACGGTGGTGTGGAATGGCCCGGTGGGCGTGTTCGAGTTCGATGCCTTCGGCAAGGGCACCGAGACGCTGGCGCGCGCCATCGCGGCTTCGAATGCATTCTCGATCGCCGGTGGCGGCGACACGCTGGCGGCGGTGGACAAGTACGGCATCGCCGGCGAGGTGAGCTACATCTCCACCGGCGGCGGTGCGTTCCTGGAATTCCTGGAAGGCAAGACGCTGCCGGCGGTGGCGGCACTGGACGCGCGCGGACAGTGA
- a CDS encoding DUF3999 family protein: MKKLAWALLLPLTAFAGVDQDYATRWPLLLGSDGAGAYRVVLEPDVYRTTAWPDLRDVDIVDARGAPVAAEVFRPDQPLALPARRLGVPWFPLPPQGAGSSPALRLSAQVGDHGRILSVQAQSDMQAPSSENGRAFLLDLSHVRDEVRAVEIYWSPGTPREASYRVETSDDLQSWQTANPRATLVELHQGDERLVRNEVLLADAGRYLRFIPLDASPALPIRQARVRLDTDDIQQAFTWTQMRGQRVSEQGRDYFTYESDGRYPVSRVDLAADDFSVAEWTLESRDAADAPWRHRAGPWVAYRVGGERQSVSPAQDIAGAPVRDRYWRLSAAGPLPGQPPTLRLGYHAEVMVFLAQGQWPYALVAGSAAARRASAPMPALIDALRADRGRDWQPTPAYLAPAQTLAGKAALQAPPAQRDWKTWLLWGLLVLGAALVAGFALSLLRSRPAP, from the coding sequence ATGAAGAAGCTCGCCTGGGCATTGCTGCTGCCACTGACCGCCTTCGCCGGCGTCGACCAGGACTACGCGACGCGCTGGCCGCTGCTGCTGGGCAGCGACGGGGCGGGTGCCTATCGCGTGGTGCTGGAGCCCGATGTCTACCGGACCACGGCCTGGCCCGACCTGCGCGATGTCGACATCGTCGATGCGCGTGGCGCACCGGTGGCCGCGGAGGTGTTCCGCCCCGACCAGCCACTGGCGTTGCCGGCACGTCGCCTCGGCGTGCCATGGTTTCCGCTGCCTCCGCAGGGCGCGGGCAGTTCGCCGGCCCTCAGGCTGTCGGCGCAGGTCGGCGACCACGGACGCATCCTTAGCGTGCAGGCACAGTCGGACATGCAGGCGCCGTCCAGCGAGAACGGGCGCGCGTTCCTGCTCGACCTCAGCCATGTGCGCGACGAGGTGCGCGCCGTGGAGATCTACTGGTCGCCGGGCACGCCCCGCGAAGCGAGCTACCGCGTCGAGACCAGCGATGACCTGCAGTCCTGGCAGACCGCCAATCCCCGCGCCACGCTGGTGGAACTGCACCAGGGCGATGAAAGGTTGGTGCGCAACGAGGTACTACTCGCGGACGCGGGACGCTACCTGCGTTTCATTCCGCTGGATGCTTCGCCCGCGCTGCCGATCCGCCAGGCGCGCGTGCGCCTGGATACCGATGACATCCAGCAGGCTTTCACCTGGACGCAGATGCGCGGCCAGCGGGTGTCGGAACAGGGGCGCGACTATTTCACCTACGAAAGCGATGGTCGTTATCCGGTGTCGCGGGTGGACCTGGCCGCGGACGACTTCTCCGTGGCGGAATGGACGCTGGAGAGCCGCGACGCCGCCGATGCGCCGTGGCGGCACCGTGCCGGTCCGTGGGTGGCCTATCGCGTCGGTGGCGAACGCCAGAGCGTCTCGCCGGCGCAGGACATCGCCGGCGCCCCCGTGCGCGACCGCTACTGGCGACTCAGCGCGGCCGGTCCCCTGCCGGGTCAGCCGCCGACGTTGCGGTTGGGATACCACGCCGAGGTGATGGTGTTCCTGGCGCAGGGGCAGTGGCCGTATGCCCTGGTAGCGGGCAGCGCCGCGGCCAGGCGCGCGTCCGCGCCGATGCCGGCGCTGATCGATGCGTTGCGCGCCGACCGTGGCCGCGACTGGCAGCCGACGCCCGCTTACCTGGCGCCTGCGCAGACCCTTGCAGGCAAGGCGGCGCTGCAGGCGCCCCCTGCCCAACGCGACTGGAAGACCTGGTTGCTGTGGGGCCTGCTGGTACTCGGTGCGGCGTTGGTCGCCGGCTTTGCCTTAAGCCTGCTGAGGAGCAGACCCGCGCCCTGA